The Geothrix sp. genome has a window encoding:
- a CDS encoding site-specific integrase, whose protein sequence is MARAKKDATLDNRTNRLKVAPRKAPYWTSLAEGEQIGYYRPMSRSAGTWQAKWRDKTTGERRAKALGTADDYEDADGIRIMNWAQAQSRARDWFAEVAREARRKVDGGTVHEGPFTVAAALADYKKDCERRGVKGTQTQTYQVEAHIRPALGDIEVGKLTRKKIEKWLEVLATSPRRVRAKKVPTPDVLGPKPRKFKHPRKPPEPLPPPAPPSTDKERRARKDTANRILTILKAALNYAHTSGAYRGDPIWQEVKPYRNTSTARVRFLAIEDQVRFVRACQPDFQRLSKGALYTGARYGELTKITVAEFNREAKTIFIPGHIAKSGKDRHIFLTEEGTVFFEAVTAGRRADETMFLRDGEVKRRTREGGQVWLHGDQRPSMEVACKAAGIAKLTFHELRHTAASTWIAAGMDLILVARQLGHSDTRMVERHYGHLCPDAAAARFRSIAPALGLEGSERVVSLKIQSS, encoded by the coding sequence ATGGCACGAGCCAAGAAGGACGCAACACTCGACAATCGGACAAACCGTTTGAAGGTCGCGCCCCGGAAGGCGCCGTACTGGACCTCTCTCGCCGAGGGGGAGCAAATCGGCTACTACCGGCCAATGTCCCGATCTGCGGGTACCTGGCAGGCAAAGTGGCGTGACAAGACCACCGGCGAACGCAGGGCCAAAGCCCTCGGTACCGCTGATGACTATGAGGACGCGGACGGCATCCGAATCATGAATTGGGCTCAGGCGCAGTCCAGGGCTCGGGACTGGTTTGCTGAGGTGGCGAGAGAGGCCCGCCGAAAGGTCGATGGGGGAACGGTTCACGAAGGACCGTTCACCGTGGCCGCTGCGCTGGCTGACTATAAAAAGGACTGCGAACGGCGGGGTGTCAAGGGAACCCAGACTCAGACCTATCAAGTGGAAGCACACATTCGCCCAGCCTTGGGGGATATTGAAGTCGGGAAACTGACACGGAAGAAGATTGAGAAATGGCTGGAGGTCTTGGCGACCTCCCCACGTCGTGTCAGGGCCAAGAAGGTTCCCACTCCGGATGTTCTAGGGCCCAAGCCGCGCAAGTTCAAACACCCCCGTAAGCCCCCTGAACCCCTTCCACCCCCAGCTCCTCCATCCACCGACAAAGAAAGGCGGGCTCGAAAGGACACCGCCAATCGCATCCTTACCATCCTGAAAGCTGCTCTCAACTACGCACACACGTCGGGTGCCTACAGGGGGGATCCGATCTGGCAGGAAGTAAAGCCATACCGAAACACCTCCACGGCACGTGTGCGCTTTTTGGCAATCGAGGATCAGGTTCGTTTTGTCCGGGCATGCCAACCCGACTTTCAACGACTGTCGAAGGGTGCCCTCTATACGGGCGCTCGTTACGGCGAACTCACCAAGATCACGGTCGCCGAATTCAACCGGGAAGCGAAAACCATTTTCATACCTGGCCACATAGCCAAGAGTGGGAAGGATCGGCACATCTTCCTGACTGAAGAAGGCACGGTGTTCTTCGAGGCCGTCACGGCTGGGCGGAGAGCCGACGAGACGATGTTCCTTCGAGATGGAGAGGTAAAACGACGGACACGGGAGGGTGGGCAGGTCTGGCTGCATGGAGATCAAAGACCAAGCATGGAAGTAGCATGCAAGGCTGCCGGGATCGCAAAACTTACATTCCACGAACTCCGGCACACTGCTGCGTCCACTTGGATCGCCGCAGGGATGGACCTCATCCTGGTCGCACGTCAGCTGGGTCACAGCGACACACGCATGGTTGAAAGACACTATGGACACCTCTGTCCAGACGCTGCGGCAGCGCGGTTCCGCTCGATCGCCCCAGCACTGGGCCTGGAGGGCTCTGAACGAGTGGTAAGTCTCAAAATACAGTCGTCCTAA